From the Methanoculleus caldifontis genome, the window ATCGTAAACTCCATACAGAGATGCGGACAGAACGGCAAGTGCTTTGCGGTCGCGGTTTTCGGAGAGCGGCGGCGGCGCGGCGCTATATACCAGGAGATGTCATCACTACCGTAACGTATGTCCCCCACCCTCCCCGGTCGCCGGCGTATCCTCCGCCGGGTTCTCGTGCTCGTCCTGCTCGCGATTTTCGTGCTCTACCTCGTTCTCCCGGCGGCGCTCGGCATCTTCGCCGTCCTGCCTCTCCGCGAAGAGGTCGGTGCACCGCCGGAGGGGTTTCGCGAGGTCACGCTCACGTCCGACGACGGCATCGTCCTGGAGGCGTGGTATGCGCCCCCCGATAACGGCGCCGCAATAGTCCTCATCCACGGGGCGGGCGCCTCACGGGAGGCGGTGCGGCCCTACGCCGCAATGCTCGCCCGTCATGGCTACGGCGTGCTTGCGCTGGACCTTGCCGGGCACGGCGGGAGTGGGGGCCCGACCAACAGGTTCGGGTGGGGGGGCACCCGCGACGTGGGGGCTGCTGTTGAGTTCCTTGAAGCACAGGAAGGGGTCGATGCTATCGGGGGCATGGGCCTCTCCCTCGGCGGCGAGGTGCTCCTCGGCGCGGCGTCGGAGTATCCGCAGGTGAGGGCGATCGTCGCCGACGGTGCGACCCAGCGTTCCGTCGAGGAACTGCATGCGCTGGAGTCCGAGCGGCCTCTCTACCGCAGTTTCACCGCCCGGGTGCTGTACGGCGTTGTGCAGATCGCGAGCGGGACCGCGCCGCCCGAGCCGCTCCTCGACTCGATGGCCGCGGCGGAGTCGACCGGGTTTTTGCTGATCGCAGGCGGCAACGTGCCCCAGGAGGTCGCGTTCAATGAGGTCTTCACCCGGACCGCGGGCGAGCGTGCGCAACTGTGGGTCGCGCCGGATGCCGGGCACACGGGTGCGTTCGGCCGCCACCCCGCCGGGTACGAGGAGAGGGTGATCGCGTTCTTCGACACCGCCCTGTTGAGTGGACCGGGCGAGGAAGAGGCGACGGGAACAGGGAGCGCGTGACCGGCACCACGCCTGTATGCTCGTATTATTCGCCCGGGTTCGGGCCGGTTTCTCTCCCGTCAACCGGCCTCCACGTCCCGGCGGGGACGGAGATCTCGAACCGGGCTCCCCGGCCCGCCGCCCCGGTCTCACGGATGGTGATCCCGGTCACGGAGAGGATATCGCGGGCAAAGGCGAGCCCGAACCCGGTGTTCTTCCCGTAACCGCACCGGAAGATCTTCTCCTTCTCGTCGTCCCGGATTCCCGCGCCGTCGTCCTCGAAGACCACCCTGAGCGCCCCGTCAGCCTGCTCGTCGGTGGTGATACTGAGCCGGGTGATCCCGCCCCCGTGCCGGAGCGCGTTCTCGAGCAGGTTGTGCATGACTTTGGGCGAGAGCGGGTCGGCGTAGACCTCCACCGGAGCGACCCGGACGGCGATCTCGACCCCCGGGTGGGGGATGCCTCCGGCGGCCCGGGCGATCATCGGCTCGAGCGGCTGCCAGTCCGGCTGATACACACCGAACATCTGGTATTCGCGGGCGAACTCGAGGTGTTTCCTGATGTTCTCCGCGAGTCTGATCGACCGGTCGAGATACGCCTCGCCGTCGGGGTGCATCCGGTCCTCTTTGAGGAGGCCCAGGTACCAGGCGAGGCCCGTGACGTCGTTGCCGATGTCGTGGCAGGTCACCTGGGAGAGGAGGGACAACTTCTGGTTCGCCGTCCGGAGGGCTGTCTCCGCCGCTTTCCGGTCGGTGATATCTCTGACGATCAGGACGAACCCCGCGGGCTCTCCGTCCGGGTTCCGGACGGACGCTCCGGCGAGACTGACGACCATACCCTCCCTGCCGTCGGGTGCCGCCTCAAGGTCCGAGAACCTCCCCCGTCCCGCGACGGCGGCCCCGATCGCGGCACACGCCGCAGGGGGGATGAACTGCCCGACCGGCTCTCCGGGGAGATCCGCTTCGCCGACGCCGAAGACCTCCGCGGCCGACATGTTCGCCATGACGATCTTACCGTTCCTGTCGGCAAGGATCAGACCGTCGGGCATTGTCCTGATGATCTCCGGGACCGCTGTCTGGGGGCTCAGGGTGAACAGCCCGTACCTCCGGACGGCGTGGGCGATGAGGAAGGAGAAGACGACGACCCCGATGAAGGTGAGATCGACGATGTAGACTCCGAGGGCCGGGAGGACCTCCCCGGAGAGAACGCCGAACCCGATGACGGTCGCGATGCCGATGCAGATGAGTCGGTTCTGGCTCCGGACCCTCCCCGCGGGCGCTCTCTGCCAGGATACGATGCCGACGTATGCCGCCGAGCCCAGGCCCAGGAGGACATAGGCCCTCTCGGCCAGGTAGGCGGGACTCGCGGACGCCGGCAGGTAGACGTATCCTGCCCCGGGCAGGAGCCCCACCGTGTAGATCAGGTCGGTGGAGAGCCCGATCAGGGCAAAGAGCAGGGCCGGCAGGTACAGGAGCGTGAGAAGAGCCCCGCGTTTCTTCTCCTGCGCGAGAGGATGATCGGTGAACGCGAGCGTGAAATGTACCATGAACGCGACGACGAAGATCCAGAACGAGCCGGCCTTCACCCAGAGAAAGCAGTTGTCGTAGTCGGTAGAGTTCCAGAAGAGGGATTCTCCCAGGGCCCAGATGGTCGCGGAGAACGTCAGCACGAGGAAGAGGCGATTGACGGCCGAAGAGGGGCTCTGTGCAAAGACATACGCCCCAAGGCCGTAGGTGATGAATGCCGAGACGATACAGAAGCCGACGAGGGCCGGAAAGAGAGCCGCGAGGATATCAGGCACAGCCGCTCACGCCCTTGTGCCATTGGAATTTTTCTCGAACCGTTCCGTTCTGTCCCCGGCTATCGTGAGAGATCATTGCAGGATTGTCGTGGATATTGTTGCCCTGCTCCCCTGAAAACGCTTTGCTTTCGGATTCGCGCTGCAGACCTCTGAGGGCCGGAGATCGGCTCCTCTCCGGGCCCGTTCCGCTGTGGGAGGTCCCGGTTCTCCTGCACTATGGTGTCTCTCCCCGGCACGGCAGGTCGGGGTCCGTCCTCCCGGCCGGTCTCCACGCCCGGGGAGGGACCAGGATCTCGAACCGTGCTCCCCGGCCCGCCCTCCCGGTCTCGCGGATGGTGATCTCGGTCACGGAGAGGATATCCCGGGCGAAGGCGAGCCCGAGGCCGGTGTTCTTCCCGTAACCGCACCGGAAGATCTTCTCCTTCTCGTCGTCCCGGATTCCTGCGCCGTCGTCCTCGAAGATCACCGCGAGCGTCCCGTCGGCCTGCTCGTCCGTCGAGAGATCGATCCGGGTGATGCCTCCCCCGTGCCGGAGCGCGTTCTCGAGCAGGTTATACATGACCTTCGGCGAGAGCGGATCGGCATAGACCTCCACCGGGGCGACCCGGACGGCGATCTCGACTCCCGGATGGGGGATGCCGTCGACGGCCCGGGCGATCATCGGCTCGAGCGGCTGCCAGACCGGCTGGTATACGCCGATCATCTGGTATTCGCGGGAGAATTCAAGGTGCTTCTTGATGTTTTCCGCAAGTTTGACCGACCGGTCGAGATACATCTCGCCGTCGGGGTGCATCCGGTCCTCTGCAAGAAGGCTCAGGTACCAGGCGAGGCCCGTGACGTCGTTGCCGATGTCGTGGCAGGTGACCTGGGAGAGGAGGGATAACTTCTGGTTTGCCGTCCGGAGGGCCGTCTCCGCTATTTTCCGATCGGTAACGTCCCTGACGATCATGACGAACCCCGCGGGCTCTCCGTCCGGGTCCCGGACTGGTGCTCCGTCGATACTGACGATGCTGCCCTCCCTGCAGTCGGGTGTCGCCTCGAGGTCCGAGAACCTCTCCTGCTCTGCGACGGCGGCCCGGATCGCGGCACAAGCCGTCTCAGGGAGGAGTCGTCCGACCGACTGCCCGACCAGCTCCGCTTCGGCAACGCCGAAGATCTCCGCGGCAGATGCGTTCGCCGTGACGATCCTGCCGTCCATGTCGGCAAGGATGAGACCGTCGGGCATCGTTTTGACGATCTCCGGGACCGCCGTCTGGGGACTCAGGACGAACAGCCCGTGCCTCCGGACGGCGTGAGCGATCAGGAGAGAGAAGACGACAATCCCGATGAAGACGAGGTTGACGGTGTAGATCCCGAGAGCCGGGAGAATCAGTCCGGAGAGAGCGCCGAAACCGACGACGGCTGTAATGCCGGCGCAGAAGAGCCGGTTCTGGCTCCGGACCCTCCCCCGGGGCGCTCCCCGCCAGGATGAGATGCCGATGTAGGCCACCCAGACCATCGCCAGGAGGACATAGGCCCTCTCGACCAGATAGACCGGGCTCGTGGACACCGGCAGGTAGACGTATCCCGTCCCGGGCAGGAACGCCACCGTATAGATCAGGTCGGTGAAAAGGCCGATCAGGGCAAAGAGCAGGGCCGGCAGGTAGAGGGCGGCGAAGAGGACCCCGCGCTTCTTCTCCTGTGCGAGGGGGTGATCGGTGAAGGCGAGCGTGAAATGGACGGTGAACGCGACGACAAGGGGCCAGAACGAGCTGGCCCTCACCCAGAAGAGGTAACCGTCGTAACCGGTCGAGTGCCAGATGAGGAACTCTCCGAGAGCCCAGTAGGTTGCGGTGAGCGTTAATGCAAGGAAGAGGCGGTTGACGACCGACGAGGGGCTCTGTGCGAAAACATAGATTCCAAGGCCGTAGGTAATGAACGCCGAGACGGCGCAGAAGCCGACCAGGATCGGAAAGAGAATCGTGAAGATGTCAGGCACGGCCGTTCACGCCCTTGCACCGTCAGGTCTCCCTCGGACCGCACCGTCGCGTTCCCGGAGATCGGGAGAGCTCACCGGATGACTGTCGTGGATCTACGTTCTGCTCCCTTGAAACGCTTTGCTTTCGAATTCGCACTTTTGATCCGGAACGGGCGGAAAAGGAGGCCTTCCGGCCGTTCTCGCGGGTTCGCGCAAGGCGGGCTTCCCCGTGGAGGCGGCCGCGGCGCGGAAGGGCCGTGACCGCAGATGCCCTTAATACGGGTCTCATGAAATAGATCTCTGCAGGAGCGCAGAATGAGCGGCAACTACGTCCACGGCTACACGGAACGGGAAGCGGAGCGGCTGCACGATCAGGCGGAGACCCTGACCGGGCTCCTCCACGGCGACACCCGGTACCCGGCGGGTTCAAGGGTGCTCGAGGCCGGGTGCGGCACCGGCGCCCAGACGGTCATCCTGGCGAGAAACAGTCCTGACGCCCGGATCACGTCGGTCGATATCTCCGAAGCATCGCTTGAGGCGGCCAGAAAGCGCGTGCGGGATGCGGGGTTCAAGAACGTCACCTTCGAGGCCGGGGACATCTTCGACCTCCCCTACGAGCCGGGGAGTTTCGACCACATCTTCCTCTGCTTCGTCCTCGAACACCTTGCTGACCCCCGCGGCGCGCTCGAACGCCTCCGTCCGCTCCTCCGCGAGGGCGGCACGATCACCGCGATCGAGGGGGACCACGGCTCGACATACTTCCACCCCGACAGTCCCTACGCCCGCCGGGCGATCGGGTGCCTCGTCGATCTCCAGCGTGAGGCAGGCGGCAACGCCCTGATCGGGCGGGAACTCTATCCCCTCGTCACCGGCGCCGGCTACCGCGACGTCCATGTCTCCCCGCGGATGGTCTACGTGGACTCCTCCCGGCCGGACCTCGTCAGGGGATTCACCCGGCTGACCTTCACCGCCATGGTCGAGGGCGTCGGCGAGGACGCGGTGGGCCGGGGGTTGATGAGCCGGGAGGACTGGGAGCGGGGGGTAGCCGACCTCTACCGTACCGCAGGATCGGACGGGGTCTTCTGCTACACGTTCTTCAAGGCGACCGGGAGGAAGTAGCCGGCGCCATGAGGTAGCCCCCGAACGCCATGAGCCAGAGCAGCGCGGGGTAGACGATCATCCGCTCCGACCCGCCGTGGCCGATGGGGCCGTAGAGTTCCAGGATCCCGAAGTCGCTTGCGGCATGGGTCACCAGGAAGGCAAGGCCCAGGACGCCCGCGACGATCGAGATCGCCTTCATCGGCCCCCGGACGAGAGTGGAGCCGGCGATAGCCTCGATGTTGAAGAAGACGAAGGCCGCGAGCGCGAAGAGGCCGTGGATGCCGGGGATATCGAGCGTGAAGATGGCGGCGCCGATCGCTCCCAGACCCGCGAGGAGAAAGACGGGGAGGATCCAGCCCCTGCCGTAGAATCGGTAGAGGAAGTAGCCGCCGGCGATATTCAGGAGGCCCGCAAGAAAGAGGGAGGCGTTGAAGAGCCACGCCGTCGAGTCGATCACGCCGAGATCGCTGATCGCGTTCGTGTTGATGCTGTAGCCGGGCGCGATGGCCGCCCCTGCCATGAGCGCGGTCAGGAACTGGGCCGGGAGCAGGAAGAACAGTATCCCTGCAACCGTCCGGTCGCTGTCCGCCGGATCAGTTTCATGCATACCAGGGAGATGGAGGCTCTTCCTTCATATCTCCTGCCGCCCTCGTGGTAACCCGGCACCTACTTCGTCGCCATCGTCCGGAGGATCGACATGATCCCTGGTTTTGCCCCTTTCCGGGGCGGGAAGCCGAACCCGCCCATCTCCATATCGCCGGAACCGTACATCTCTTCGTTTAACCGGTCGGTGATCTCGTCGAATATCCGCTTATAGGCGATACAGTGGGGGTCGACGCCCCGGACCTCGCCGTCCGTAGGCGCTATCGCGTTGTAGGGGCACCCGCCCCGGCAGTATTTGATGTGGGAACATCCTGCGCACTCTCGGTCGACGTACTCCTTGAACGCGTGCATGAGTTTCCAGGCCTCCGACTGCGCAAGGTCTTCCTGCGTGGGCCGGTCGCGGACGTTCCCCATCACGTACTCCGGCATCCCGATGAACCGGTAGCAGGGGTAGATGCTCCCGTCCGGGCCGACGGCGAGGGTGGTTCCCATGCAGTCGACGAACGTGCAGACGGTGCCCCGCCGGGTGAAGATGCACTTGCAGAGGTCGTTGATGTTCATGACCTCGATTCTGCCCAGGTTCTCCAGGTACCTGTCGAGGAGGTAGACCAGCAGTTGCCCATACTCTTCCGGTTCGAGCGCCCACTCTTTCGGGTCCTCGCTCCGGAGCGACGGCAGCGCCGGGTGGAGTTTGAGCGGGAACCCCCGCTCGAGGAAGAAGTTGAAGATCGCCTCTTTCTCCTCGACCGACCGGTTGGTGAACGTGCAGATGAACCGGACCTCCAGGCCGTTCGCCCGCGCGATCTCGTAGCCCCGCATCGTCTTCTCGAAGTAGCCCTTCCCCCTCTGCGCGTCGGTGATCTCCTCGGGGCCGTCGATGCTGGAGCCGATGGGGATACGATACTCCGCGAGCACCTGTGCCAGTTCGGGGGTGAGCAGCCAGAGGTTGCTCTGCAGGGCGAACGTCGGTTTGAGATGGGCGAGTTCCCCGGAGATGAGGGGAAGCGCCTGCCGGTAGAACTCCGCGCCGGCAAGGAGCGGTTCCCCCCCGTGGAAGGTGATGGTGACCTGGTCGGACCGGTAGTCCTTGAGCCACTCCGTGATCTCCCTGACCGTCTCGATGCTCATCTTCGGGGAGGTCTCATCCGAACTCCAGCAGTAATGGCATTTTGAGGGGCACCCGAGCGTGGGGATGATCATGATGTGAAAAGGGCTCTTCATTATAGCGAGATTCTCTCTAAAGATGTTAAAACCTATTCATCCGCCCTCCGCCCCAACATTTATCGGGGCCGCCCTCCAGTCTGGGCCTCCATGCAGGATATCCCCCCTCACCTCAACGAGGTGCTGAAGTTCCCGCTCGTCGAGGCGCTCTTCGGGCGGCGCTCCCGGCGGTTCTCCCTCGGCGCCTCCATCCCGGACGGGGTCTTTGCCTATACCTCGGAGAGAGATCCGGTGCCCCTGACCGAACTCGAGCGGGCCCTCGTCCTCGCGGCAGTGGGCGGCGTATCGGGCTGGAACTACCTGATCATGCGGAACGCCCGGTACGCCCCGCACCTCCCCGACTACGCCGGTTCGGCAGTGGGCCGGCCGTTTCCCTCGCCGGCGGGATTCGAGACCTCCGACTTCTTCTTCACCGACGATACCGGCGTCTACTTCCTCTCGACCCGCGACGCCCCCGCCCCGGCCGAAAGCCCCCCGCCAGGGGGCGTCTTCGACGTCGAGAGCATCCTTGCCGCGGTCCGCCCGCGTATCCGCAAACTCGCTGACGGCCGCCTGAAGATCCCGGCGGCCGAGCCGCATATCGAGGGGCACAACACCTGGTGCGTCAACCGGCCGGGCAGCCTGCTCGTCATACCGGTCTGCGACCTCGCGCAGGAGCTCATCGCCACCCTCTGCTACTACGTCCGGAACGGCTACTGCATCTACGACGACATCCACCGCGAGAAGATCCCCGGCATCGAGCGTTTCGGCCGCCTCGTCGACGTCGAGAACCCAATCCCGCTCTCGTTCATAGAGATGTTCGCCGTCGCCGAGGCTACCGCCGAACTTGCGACGTCATGCTACGCGGGCGCGCTGATGCTCCAGGCGACGGGGCTTGGGGGGTGGATGTTCGACGGCATGAACCCGTTCTCGGTCCTCGGCGCAAGCGGCGACCCGGAGGTCCCGGGGCTCGGCTTTCGGTACGACACCGACGAGCGCTGGACGGTGCCGAACCCGACCGGCCTCGCCGGCGTCTTTGAGGGGTTCTGCCCGCCCCATTACCCGGACATGCGGCGGGCCGTCGAAGCGTTCGTCCGCCGGAAGTTCGGTGAGGGCGGGCCGTTCCACCCCGCGACCCCCGGCCCCTGGAAGGAGAGCGGGCGTGTCCGGGGCAGCGCGGAGATGCACGGCGAGGAGTTCGTCGACTGCGTCTCGACGATGGCGCAGTATGTCTACGACCGGTTCGGCAAGTTCCCGGGCACCGTGCCCTCGATCTTCCTCCTTACCTACCTCCAGGCCCACCATCTCGACCTCGCGTTCTACGATCGGTTCTTCAGGGAAGGAGCGTACCTGCGGACCCACGCGGAGCATATGGCACGGTGGCACGGGGAGGGTGCAGGGCCCGGCCCCTGAGGGCGGCCGTGCGGAGCCGCAGCCCGACGGTCCCCGGAATTATTTTGTACTCACCCTCCGTATGGATGTATGAGGAAGAAGAATGGACTTTTCCGAGTGCGTGAAATTCGCAAACGAAAACCCCGTGACCCACATCGCGACAACGGAGGGCGACCAGCCCCGGGTCCGGGCGTTCGCCATGTGGTTTGCCGACGAGACCGGGTTCTACTACCACACCGGGACCCCGAAGGCCGTCTGGCGCCAGCTCAGGGAGAACCCGAAGGTCGAGCTCTGCTTCTATGCACCCGGCGATGCAGGGAAGATGATGCGGGTCGCGGGGTCGGTCGAGTTCGTCGAGGACGCGGCCTTGAAAGAGCGCCTCGTCAAAGAGCGGCCGTGGCTCCTCCAGATAGGGGTCACCGGCCCCGCCGACCCGAAACTCGCCGTCTTCCGCGTGGCCCACGGCGAGGCGTACTTCTGGACCATGGAATACAATATGCGGGAGGCCGAGGCGCCCCGCGTCAGGTTCTAGGCGTGCAGGGGCCTCTCCCTCTTTTTCTAATAATGCCGCCGGAGGAATCTCCGGACCTTCTCCGACTCGATCCAGCCCTGGTCGAGCCGGTCGATGAGGGCGTCGATGGCGGCGGCCTGCGTAGCAATCTCCGCCGAGTACTTTGAGTCGTCCATCCCGGCAAGCCCCGCGATCACCTGGAGGGGCTGGCGGACCTGGTCGCCGAGGGTGGCGAACTGCTCGATGTTCCGTTCGATCTGGTCGAACGCCTTCCGCCGTACCTCCTCGATCTTCCTGCGCTCCGAGATGTCGCGGGAGATGGAGAGAACGGTCGTCTTCCCCTGGAGGGGGAAATGGAGCGAGTTGATCTCGACCGGCACCCGGCTCCCGTCCTTTGCGACGTGCTCGCTCTCGTAGAGGATCCGGTCGTTCAGGCGGAACTGCTTTAAGATCGCAAGGACGCTGCCGAGCCTCTCCGGCGGGACGATATCGAGCGGCGACCGTACCAGCAGTTCGTCGCGGGTGTAGCCGAGCCTCCTGCAGGCGACCTCGTTTGCCTCGACAAACCGCGTCGGCACCGACTCCGGGGAGAGCTCGAAGACGAGGATGGCGTCGTTCCCCTTCTCAAAGAGCGTCCTGTAGCGCTCCTCGCTCTCGCCGAGGTGCCGCTCTGCGAGTTTCCAGCGCGTGATCTTCCGGTAGATCTCAAGCCTGTTGTTGCAGAGGGGGTAGAGGCGCATCGGGTGGCTCGTGCACTCGAGCCAGCATTCCTCGCCGCCGGGCTTACGGAGGTGCAGCTCGCGGTTGCCAGCGGCTGTACCCGGACCCCCGGTCAGCGGGACGATGAACCGCTGCGTGAACGTCCCGGCGGGCATCCCGGCGACGTCGGACTCTCCCAGGTCGAAGAGGTGCCGTATGCTCGCGTTCACCCACCTGACCCGGTTCGCCTCGTCGACGATGACAATCCCGTCCTCGAACTCGTCGAGCACCCGGTAGATGGTGAAGAGGAGGAAGAGCAGCATGCCGGGGTTGGGATCTGCGCCTGTTGCCGGGCGAGCCGTGCCGCACCGTCCCGGCGTCACGGCCGGCTGCTCTGCATATGGTTCCGGGAAGGCGTCGGTGGCCGGTTCGTCTCTCTGCATGGGTGGAAGTACAGTTCCATGTTTTAATATTAATGTGTTGCGAAAATGGCCCCGGACGCCCGTGCCCTCTCCCCCGTTCCCGCCGGTTCACCAATCTTTCTTCATCGCCTCAGCCTTCAACTCCTTCGGCATCAGCTCGATCGCGTACCGGAGCGCCGTCCGGGGCATGACTCTCTTATTTGCCATGACGTAGGAGAAGACCTCGTCCGTGTGCTTCCGGCTCGCCTCCTTGAGGAGCCAGCCGTAGCCTTTCTGCACCAGGTCGTCCGTATCGGTCAGGAGGAGACCGGCGATCGCGATGGCCTCGTCGAGGAACTCGCCGTGCTTTGCCGGCACGATCAGCGAGACCGCCGCCGCCCGTCGCATCCAGCGGTTCTCCGACTGCGTCCAGCGCTTCAGCTCCTCGATATGTTCCGGGAACCGGACGATGAAATCCCCGACGGCGTGGTTGCAGAGGCCGTCGCAGGTGGCCCAGTTGGTGATGTAGTTCTCGATCCAGTGCCGGAAGACCGCGATGTCGCCTGGTTCGTAGCGGTCCGCGAGCCGCGGGGCCCACTCGGAGACGACGAACGCCTCTTCCATCATCCCCGACGAATAGAGTTCCTCGCAGAGGGCGAAGATCTCCTGCTTCTCGCGGGTTCTGACGTCCTTCCAGTACTTCTTCGCGATCGCAACTCCGGTTGCCGTCTTCATCCCGTAGCACCGGACCTCTTCCTTGAAGAACCGCTGGCCTTTCTCGCGGATCTCGGGGTCCGCGTGCGCCGCGAACTCCTGCCGTATCGCCTCGATGACCGGATCCATGTGGAGATCTACGAAGAGGCGACGGATAAACGCTCCGGGAGGCTCGAAGGCGTCCCGGCGCGAGTCAGAGGCCTGCCTTCCTGCTCCTCCGTTCAAGGAGCAGCACGTCCCGCCACCTGCCGTCCTTCATCCGGCCCGGACGTTCGCGGCGGCCGATGACCCGGAAGCCGTGCTTCTTGTGAAGGGCGAGGCTTGGTGCGTTCTCCGGGAAGATGCCGGCCTGGAGCGTCCAGAACCCTTCCCGCTCCGACGCGGCGATGAGTTCGGCGAGGAGCGCGCTCCCGACTCCCTGCCCGCGGGCGTCCCGCTCGACGTAGACGCTGACCTCGGCCACGCCGGCGTAGGCCGGGCGGCCGGAGGTGGGGCTCGCCGCCACCCAGCCGAAGATCCGCTCACCGTTGGCCGCAACGAAGCGGCAGGGCCGAAGATGGCCCGCGTCCCAGCGCTCCCAGGACGGCGCTTCCGCTTCAAACGTCGCGTTGCCGGTGGCGATCCCCTCGAGATAGATCCGGCGGACCTCATCCCAGTCGGCGGCGGTCATCTCCCGTATACTGCACGCCGCGCCGGGAGCTCTCGCGTCCCCTGCCGGCCGGGTGGACGCACTCCCCCGCACCTGCTCGAGCATCGTCCGGCGGGGGTAGAACCCGAACCTCCGGTAGAACGGGAAGGCCTCCTCATTTCCCTCCGCGACCGAGACCCCGTTTTCGATCGAGCCGTTCTCGTCAAGCCACGCAAGTGCCCGGTGCATGAGCGCCGTGCCAACGCCCTGCGAGCGGTAGGCCTCGTCGACGTAGAGAGACTCGACCTCCCCGATGCGCTCCGCCGAGAGCGAGGTTACGCAGTAGCCCACGCACCGGCCCGCCGCCGGATCGCAGGCCAGGTCGACCCGCAGGTCTCCTGCCTCTGCACACCGGGCAAAGTACGCCTTCCGGTCGTCGAAGGTCACGCGTTCGAAGAAGGCCCGGAACGTCCGTGCCCGGATGCGGTGGTGCTCGCAGATCCGGTTCCAGAGCGGGCGGATAACGTCGATCCCGGCAAAGTCCGTGGTGCGGTACTCGATCGGGAGCACCGGTGGGGTCATGCCTCCTCTCCCCCCGCCTTCGCCGGGCACCGGGGTGCTGCCGCTTCGTCGATGCCGAGGTACTGCGTCCCCCAGGCGCAGAGCGCCTCCATGACCGGGAGCAGGGTCCGGCCGAACCCGGTGATGGCATACTCCACCCGGGGCGGCACCTCGGGGTAGACCGTCCGTTGCACGACCCCGTCCTCCTCCAGTTCCCGGAGTTGCCGGGTGAGCATCTTTGCGTTGACACCGGGGAGTTCCCTCTGCAGTTCCGAGAACCGTTTGACTCCGTCGCAGAGGTGCCAGAGGATGAGCGGCTTCCATTTGCCGCCGATGACGTCGAGCGCCGCCTCGACCGGGCAGTGGAAGGTCCTGCCGTTCTTCGTGTATGTCATGGTTGCACCAATGAAAGTAAGTTACCCGAGTGCCTGTATTCCCTATATCTCCTCTTATGGAGTATTTTACCCTGATGATCCGTAACGCCTGAGGCGAAAGGACTATCTATGCTGACGCGCCCGGCACCCTGCCGGGAGTGAGGT encodes:
- a CDS encoding PAS domain-containing protein; its protein translation is MQRDEPATDAFPEPYAEQPAVTPGRCGTARPATGADPNPGMLLFLLFTIYRVLDEFEDGIVIVDEANRVRWVNASIRHLFDLGESDVAGMPAGTFTQRFIVPLTGGPGTAAGNRELHLRKPGGEECWLECTSHPMRLYPLCNNRLEIYRKITRWKLAERHLGESEERYRTLFEKGNDAILVFELSPESVPTRFVEANEVACRRLGYTRDELLVRSPLDIVPPERLGSVLAILKQFRLNDRILYESEHVAKDGSRVPVEINSLHFPLQGKTTVLSISRDISERRKIEEVRRKAFDQIERNIEQFATLGDQVRQPLQVIAGLAGMDDSKYSAEIATQAAAIDALIDRLDQGWIESEKVRRFLRRHY
- a CDS encoding DNA alkylation repair protein, coding for MDPVIEAIRQEFAAHADPEIREKGQRFFKEEVRCYGMKTATGVAIAKKYWKDVRTREKQEIFALCEELYSSGMMEEAFVVSEWAPRLADRYEPGDIAVFRHWIENYITNWATCDGLCNHAVGDFIVRFPEHIEELKRWTQSENRWMRRAAAVSLIVPAKHGEFLDEAIAIAGLLLTDTDDLVQKGYGWLLKEASRKHTDEVFSYVMANKRVMPRTALRYAIELMPKELKAEAMKKDW
- a CDS encoding GNAT family N-acetyltransferase; translated protein: MTPPVLPIEYRTTDFAGIDVIRPLWNRICEHHRIRARTFRAFFERVTFDDRKAYFARCAEAGDLRVDLACDPAAGRCVGYCVTSLSAERIGEVESLYVDEAYRSQGVGTALMHRALAWLDENGSIENGVSVAEGNEEAFPFYRRFGFYPRRTMLEQVRGSASTRPAGDARAPGAACSIREMTAADWDEVRRIYLEGIATGNATFEAEAPSWERWDAGHLRPCRFVAANGERIFGWVAASPTSGRPAYAGVAEVSVYVERDARGQGVGSALLAELIAASEREGFWTLQAGIFPENAPSLALHKKHGFRVIGRRERPGRMKDGRWRDVLLLERRSRKAGL
- a CDS encoding winged helix-turn-helix transcriptional regulator gives rise to the protein MTYTKNGRTFHCPVEAALDVIGGKWKPLILWHLCDGVKRFSELQRELPGVNAKMLTRQLRELEEDGVVQRTVYPEVPPRVEYAITGFGRTLLPVMEALCAWGTQYLGIDEAAAPRCPAKAGGEEA